One Gymnogyps californianus isolate 813 chromosome 11, ASM1813914v2, whole genome shotgun sequence genomic window carries:
- the SELENOS gene encoding selenoprotein S: MELGGGGGPAPGPGQAALGRGGLEFLQHTVGSLLSSYGWYILLAGVAIYLLIQKISQSLAARPSGQPGAADAAVEPDVVVRRQEALTAARLRMQEELNAQAERYKEKQRQLEEEKRRQKIAMWESMQEGKSYKGNLKLNQQEVESGASTSSAVPKSKPNKKPLRGGGYNPLSGEGGGTCSWRPGRRGPSAGG; encoded by the exons atGGAGTtggggggcggcggcgggcccgcGCCGGGCCCCGGGCAGGCGGcgctggggcgggggggcctCGAGTTCCTGCAGCACACGG TGGGCTCCCTGCTGTCCAGCTATGGCTGGTACATCCTCTTGGCCGGTGTCGCCATCTATCTCCTCATCCAGAAGATATCCCAGAGCCTGGCGGCCAGGCCGAGCGGCCAGCCGGGAGCAGCTGACGCAGCTGTGG AACCTGACGTGGTGGTAAGAAGGCAGGAAGCTTTGACAGCAGCTCGCCTCAGGATGCAAGAGGAGTTGAATGCACAAGCagaaagatacaaagaaaaacaaagacag CTTGAAGAAGAGAAGCGAAGGCAGAAGATAGCAATGTGGGAAAGtatgcaagaaggaaaaagctatAAAGGAAACCTGAAACTGAATCAG CAAGAAGTAGAATCTGGTGCCTCCACCTCATCAGCAGTCCCAAAatctaaaccaaacaaaaagcccttGCGAGGAGGTG GCTATAACCCCCTgtctggagaaggaggaggaactTGTTCCTGGAGACCAGGCCGGAGAGGCCCGTCAGCAGGTGGATGA
- the SNRPA1 gene encoding LOW QUALITY PROTEIN: U2 small nuclear ribonucleoprotein A' (The sequence of the model RefSeq protein was modified relative to this genomic sequence to represent the inferred CDS: inserted 1 base in 1 codon): protein MVKLTAELIEQAAQYTNAVRDRELDLRGYKIPVIENLGATLDQFDAIDFSDNEIRKLDGFPLLRRLKTLLMNNNRICRIGESLEQALPSLTELVLTNNNIAELGELDPLSTIKSLTYLSILRNPVTNKKHYRLYVIHKVPQVRVLDFQKVKLKERQEAEKMFKGKRGAQLAKDIARRTKTFNPGAGLPTDKKKAGPXPGDVEAIKTAIANATTLAEVERLKGLLQAGQIPGRERKSGPSEDAEEEMEEDTVPNGS from the exons aTGGTGAAGCTGACGGCGGAGCTGATCGAGCAGGCGGCGCAGTACACCAACGCCGTCCGCGACCGCGAGCTCGACCTGCGCG GCTATAAAATCCCTGTTATTGAGAACTTGGGTGCCACTCTGGACCAATTTGATGCAATTGATTTCTCTGACAATGAGATCCGTAAACTGGATGGATTCCCTCTGTTGAGAAGGCTGAAAACTCTTCTGATGAATAACAATAGGATTTG TCGGATTGGTGAAAGCCTTGAAcaggctctgcccagcctgACGGAGCTCGTTCTTACCAACAACAACATTGCTGAATTG GGTGAACTGGATCCGTTATCAACTATTAAATCGTTGACTTACTTGAG CATTTTAAGGAATCCTGTAACAAATAAGAAGCATTACAGATTGTATGTAATCCACAAAGTTCCCCAGGTCAGAGTGCTGGATTTTCAAAAAGTGAAACTCAAA GAGCgacaggaggcagagaaaatgttcaAGGGCAAACGGGGTGCACAGCTTGCAAAGGATATTGCCAGGAGAACAAAAAC ctTCAATCCAGGTGCTGGTCTGCCAACTGACAAAAAGAAAGCTGGGC TCCCCGGGGACGTTGAGGCAATTAAG ACTGCTATAGCAAATGCCACAACTTTGGCTGAAGTGGAGCGACTGAAAGGCTTACTACAGGCGGGACAGATTCCTGGCAGAGAACGAAAATCAG GCCCTTCGGAGGACgctgaagaagaaatggaagaagacaCGGTTCCCAACGGATCTTAG